The Sphingomonas sp. So64.6b genome includes a region encoding these proteins:
- the dnaK gene encoding molecular chaperone DnaK gives MAKVIGIDLGTTNSCVSVMEGGKPKVIENAEGARTTPSIVAFAKDGERLVGQPAKRQAVTNPENTIFAVKRLIGRRFDDPVTKKDTELVPYTIVKGANGDAWVQAGGKDYSPSQISAFTLQKMKETAEAYLGETVTQAVITVPAYFNDAQRQATKDAGQIAGLEVLRIINEPTAAALAYGLDKDSNKTIAVYDLGGGTFDISILEIGDGVFEVKATNGDTFLGGEDFDDKLLRFLAEDFKKAEGIDLTKDKLALQRLKEGAEKAKIELSSAATTEVNLPFITADQNGPKHLVKTITRADLEKLVEDLIQRTLEPCRKALADAGVKSAQIDEVVLVGGMTRMPKVRQVVKDFFGKEPHSGVNPDEVVAMGAAIQAGVLQGDVKDVLLLDVTPLSLGIETLGGVFTRMIDRNTTIPTKKSQTYSTADDNQQAVTIRVFQGEREMAADNKVLGQFDLVGIPPAPRGVPQIEVTFDIDANGIVNVSARDKGTGKEQQIRIQASGGLSDKDIDQMVRDAEQFAEDDKKRREAAEAKNNADSLIHTTERQIAEHGDKVDAALKGEIEAAIAEARTAVEGGDPEVMKEKTNTLAQVAMKLGQAIYEKQAASESSPASEADAEAAPAEDVVDAEFSEVDDNQKA, from the coding sequence ATGGCTAAAGTAATCGGTATCGATCTGGGCACGACCAATAGCTGCGTTTCCGTGATGGAAGGCGGCAAACCCAAAGTGATCGAAAATGCGGAAGGCGCGCGCACCACGCCGTCGATCGTCGCGTTCGCCAAGGATGGCGAGCGACTGGTCGGCCAGCCGGCCAAGCGCCAGGCAGTGACGAATCCGGAAAACACCATCTTTGCGGTGAAGCGCCTGATCGGTCGCCGCTTCGACGACCCGGTGACCAAGAAGGACACCGAGTTGGTGCCCTATACCATCGTCAAGGGCGCCAATGGCGACGCTTGGGTGCAGGCCGGCGGCAAGGATTATTCGCCGTCACAGATCAGCGCCTTCACGCTGCAGAAGATGAAGGAAACCGCTGAGGCCTATCTCGGTGAGACGGTGACCCAGGCGGTCATCACCGTTCCTGCTTACTTCAACGACGCCCAGCGTCAGGCGACCAAGGATGCCGGCCAGATTGCCGGGCTCGAAGTGCTGCGCATCATCAACGAGCCGACTGCGGCGGCGCTCGCTTACGGACTCGACAAGGACAGCAACAAGACGATCGCGGTCTATGACCTTGGCGGCGGCACGTTCGACATCTCGATCCTGGAGATCGGTGACGGCGTGTTCGAAGTGAAGGCGACCAATGGCGACACGTTCCTTGGTGGCGAGGATTTCGACGACAAGTTGCTGCGGTTCCTGGCCGAAGACTTCAAAAAGGCCGAAGGCATCGACCTGACCAAGGACAAGCTGGCCCTGCAGCGGCTTAAGGAAGGCGCCGAAAAGGCCAAGATCGAACTGTCCTCGGCGGCGACGACCGAAGTCAATTTGCCCTTCATCACCGCTGACCAGAACGGTCCGAAGCATCTCGTCAAGACGATCACCCGCGCCGACCTGGAAAAGCTGGTCGAGGACCTGATCCAGCGTACGCTCGAGCCATGCCGCAAGGCGCTTGCCGATGCCGGCGTGAAATCGGCGCAGATCGACGAGGTCGTGCTGGTCGGCGGCATGACGCGCATGCCCAAGGTGCGTCAGGTCGTGAAGGATTTCTTCGGCAAGGAACCGCATTCGGGCGTCAACCCGGATGAGGTCGTGGCAATGGGTGCCGCAATCCAGGCCGGCGTGCTGCAGGGCGATGTCAAGGATGTGCTGCTGCTCGACGTGACGCCGCTGTCGCTCGGCATCGAGACGCTGGGTGGCGTGTTCACCCGCATGATCGACCGCAACACGACGATCCCGACCAAGAAGTCGCAGACCTATTCGACCGCTGACGACAATCAGCAGGCGGTGACCATCCGCGTGTTCCAGGGCGAGCGTGAAATGGCCGCGGACAACAAGGTGCTCGGCCAGTTCGATCTGGTCGGTATCCCGCCCGCGCCGCGCGGCGTGCCGCAGATCGAGGTCACGTTCGACATCGACGCCAACGGCATCGTCAACGTATCGGCGCGTGACAAGGGCACCGGCAAGGAGCAGCAGATCCGCATCCAGGCCTCGGGTGGCCTCAGCGACAAGGACATCGATCAGATGGTCCGTGACGCTGAGCAGTTTGCCGAGGACGACAAAAAGCGCCGTGAGGCGGCCGAGGCGAAGAACAATGCCGACAGCCTGATCCACACCACCGAGCGCCAGATCGCCGAGCATGGCGACAAGGTCGACGCTGCGCTCAAGGGTGAGATTGAAGCGGCGATTGCCGAAGCCAGGACCGCGGTCGAAGGCGGCGATCCTGAGGTGATGAAGGAAAAGACCAATACGCTGGCCCAAGTCGCGATGAAGCTTGGCCAGGCGATCTACGAGAAGCAGGCAGCGTCGGAATCGTCGCCCGCAAGCGAAGCAGATGCCGAAGCAGCACCTGCCGAAGACGTGGTCGACGCCGAATTCTCGGAAGTCGACGACAACCAAAAAGCGTAA
- a CDS encoding copper chaperone PCu(A)C, with protein sequence MRLAILLPAAALALSACSPPAEIEAHDAYVRLAAVKGNPAAAYFTLHGGAEDATLMEVGTTVAIKTEMHESMKSGASMTMKPIASLPLPAQGTLTFAPGGKHVMLFDVNPGIKRGSTVPLTFTFTNGQRVQYKAVAIGAGDPAPE encoded by the coding sequence ATGCGCCTTGCGATCCTGCTTCCCGCTGCCGCGCTGGCGCTCAGCGCTTGCTCTCCCCCCGCGGAAATCGAGGCACACGACGCCTATGTCCGCCTCGCTGCGGTCAAGGGCAACCCGGCAGCGGCCTATTTCACGCTCCATGGCGGCGCTGAAGACGCGACCCTGATGGAGGTCGGCACCACCGTCGCGATCAAGACCGAGATGCACGAATCGATGAAATCGGGCGCCAGCATGACGATGAAGCCGATCGCCAGCCTGCCCTTGCCCGCGCAGGGGACGCTGACGTTCGCACCCGGTGGCAAGCATGTCATGCTGTTCGACGTCAATCCCGGCATCAAACGCGGATCGACCGTGCCGCTGACCTTCACCTTCACCAACGGCCAGCGCGTCCAATATAAAGCGGTGGCGATCGGCGCGGGCGATCCGGCGCCCGAATAA
- a CDS encoding vgr related protein, whose amino-acid sequence MTDRLLTSGEIALARTVFGTAIDYGPVRIARRKWMFFQPRETVMAPTGNIHFHPKSSLYRDDFAAAPLGEQGLFIHEMTHVWQHQRGVILPIARHPFCRYDYAIRPGLPLNLYGIEQQAEIVRHAFLLRCGCSVTGAPDLARYETILPFGTAGAFGGPT is encoded by the coding sequence ATGACTGACCGCCTGCTCACGTCAGGCGAGATCGCACTCGCCCGAACCGTCTTCGGCACCGCGATCGATTATGGCCCGGTGCGCATTGCGCGGCGCAAATGGATGTTCTTCCAACCGCGCGAAACGGTGATGGCGCCAACCGGCAATATCCACTTCCATCCCAAAAGCAGCCTTTACCGCGACGATTTCGCCGCCGCTCCGCTCGGCGAACAAGGGCTGTTCATTCATGAGATGACGCATGTGTGGCAGCATCAGCGCGGCGTCATCCTGCCGATCGCACGCCATCCCTTCTGCCGTTACGATTATGCGATTCGGCCCGGCCTGCCGCTCAACCTTTACGGCATCGAACAACAGGCGGAAATCGTGCGTCATGCGTTTCTGCTGCGGTGCGGCTGTAGCGTGACAGGGGCACCCGATCTGGCGCGCTATGAAACAATTTTGCCGTTCGGGACCGCAGGGGCATTTGGCGGGCCGACTTAG
- a CDS encoding threonine synthase: MPINPNLTTDRPTFVTHLECSLTGERYEADQLHGLSRAGRPLLVRYDLPSIRATAPRAMIAARPTDLWRWRELLPVRRTSDIVSLGEIETPLVPIPKSGGPKVLVKDEGRLPTGSFKARGLVMAVAMAKALGIKKIAMPTNGNAGAALAAYATRCGIETIVFCPDDTPEINVREIAAQGARVYRVNGLIDDCGTIVGKGAAEGLWFDFSTLKEPYRIEGKKTMGLELAAQFGWKLPQAIFYPTGGGTGLIGMWKAFAEMEALGWIGSERPKMFAIQSSGCAPIVRAFEAGEEHAERWEDAHTVAAGIRVPKAVGDFLILRAVRESGGRAMAVGDPAILQAVEDAALKDGLLMCPEGGATLAAYREALRLGLVDEDESTVLFNCATGLKYPMADASKTLDRHGEIDLAGL; the protein is encoded by the coding sequence ATGCCGATCAACCCCAATCTCACCACCGATCGCCCGACCTTCGTCACGCATCTCGAATGCTCGCTGACCGGTGAGCGTTATGAGGCGGACCAGCTTCACGGCCTGTCACGAGCCGGGCGTCCCTTGCTGGTGCGCTACGACCTCCCGTCGATCCGCGCCACCGCGCCGCGTGCGATGATCGCGGCGCGGCCGACCGATTTGTGGCGCTGGCGTGAGCTGCTGCCGGTGCGGCGCACTAGCGACATCGTCAGCCTGGGCGAGATCGAGACGCCGCTGGTGCCGATCCCCAAATCCGGCGGCCCGAAAGTGCTGGTCAAGGATGAAGGCCGGCTGCCGACCGGATCTTTCAAGGCGCGCGGGCTGGTCATGGCGGTGGCGATGGCCAAGGCGCTCGGCATCAAAAAGATCGCGATGCCGACCAATGGCAATGCCGGTGCGGCGCTTGCCGCCTATGCGACGCGTTGCGGGATCGAGACGATCGTCTTCTGTCCCGACGACACGCCTGAGATCAACGTGCGGGAGATCGCCGCGCAAGGTGCGCGCGTCTATCGCGTCAACGGGCTGATCGACGATTGTGGCACGATTGTCGGCAAGGGGGCGGCGGAAGGCCTGTGGTTCGACTTTTCGACCCTTAAAGAACCGTATCGGATCGAGGGCAAGAAGACGATGGGGCTGGAACTGGCCGCACAGTTCGGCTGGAAGCTGCCGCAGGCGATCTTCTATCCGACCGGTGGCGGCACCGGCTTGATCGGCATGTGGAAAGCATTCGCCGAAATGGAGGCGCTGGGCTGGATCGGATCCGAGCGGCCCAAGATGTTCGCGATCCAGTCATCGGGCTGTGCACCAATCGTCCGCGCGTTCGAAGCGGGTGAGGAACATGCCGAGCGCTGGGAAGATGCGCATACCGTCGCCGCCGGCATCCGGGTGCCGAAAGCGGTCGGTGATTTCCTGATCCTGCGCGCGGTGCGCGAAAGTGGCGGCCGGGCGATGGCGGTGGGTGATCCGGCGATCCTGCAGGCGGTCGAGGACGCCGCGTTGAAGGATGGTCTGTTGATGTGCCCCGAAGGCGGCGCAACGCTCGCGGCGTATCGCGAGGCGCTGCGGCTTGGCCTAGTGGATGAAGATGAGAGCACGGTGCTGTTCAACTGCGCGACCGGATTGAAATATCCGATGGCGGATGCGTCCAAGACGCTGGACCGACATGGCGAGATCGACCTGGCGGGCCTCTAA
- the grpE gene encoding nucleotide exchange factor GrpE, producing MIEDEKTEATETIDMAETTPAASDPIAEDRLARLEAELVEAKSGLLYAHAEAQNVRRRAEKEAADARAYAATAFARDLLSVADNLSRGLDAIPAELRDDEKMKGLVAGLEATGRELESVFQRHGITRMTVLGETLDPNRHQAMFEVPSDEKPGTVVQEMQAGYMIKDRLLRPALVGVAKAG from the coding sequence ATGATCGAAGACGAAAAGACCGAAGCGACCGAGACGATCGACATGGCGGAAACCACCCCGGCTGCATCGGACCCGATCGCCGAGGACCGCCTGGCCAGGCTTGAGGCCGAATTGGTCGAGGCCAAGTCCGGGCTGCTCTATGCTCATGCAGAAGCGCAGAACGTGCGCCGCCGCGCCGAGAAGGAAGCTGCCGACGCTCGCGCCTATGCCGCGACGGCGTTCGCGCGCGATCTCCTGTCGGTGGCTGACAATCTCTCGCGCGGGCTCGATGCGATCCCGGCCGAGTTGCGCGACGACGAAAAGATGAAGGGTCTGGTTGCAGGTCTTGAAGCGACCGGCCGTGAGCTCGAATCGGTATTCCAGCGTCATGGCATCACGAGGATGACGGTGCTGGGCGAAACACTCGACCCCAACCGTCACCAGGCGATGTTCGAAGTGCCGAGCGACGAGAAGCCGGGCACCGTCGTGCAGGAAATGCAGGCGGGGTATATGATCAAGGACCGGCTGCTGCGTCCGGCGCTGGTTGGCGTCGCGAAGGCGGGGTGA
- the hrcA gene encoding heat-inducible transcriptional repressor HrcA, whose protein sequence is MSAPPISDLNDRARDVFRVVVESYLDTGSPIGSRTIAQLSGLNLSPASIRNVMQDLEELGLLAAPHTSAGRMPTEIGLRLFVDGMMHALEPSAEERAAIESRVSQVGPVEEALAATTAALSGLSACAGLVMVPKRELVLRQMSFVPLSADKALAVLVSEDGAVENRVVGLPMGVTSSALVEAGNYMTAMLSGMTLTQARARIEREIGEERALLDSVARTLIDQGLAVWSEDGDRRPVLIVRGQGRLIDAAAAADLERIGILLDDLEGKQEIAHLLDSASAGDATRIFIGAENKLFSLSGSSVIAKPFRGLDGRVVGVVGVIGPTRLNYARVVPMVDFTAATLARLMS, encoded by the coding sequence ATGTCCGCACCCCCGATCAGCGACCTCAACGACCGCGCCCGCGATGTTTTTCGCGTGGTGGTCGAGAGCTATCTCGATACCGGCAGCCCGATCGGGTCGCGCACCATTGCGCAATTGTCCGGGCTTAACCTGTCGCCCGCGTCGATTCGCAACGTGATGCAGGATTTGGAAGAGCTCGGTCTGCTTGCGGCACCGCATACCAGTGCGGGGCGGATGCCGACCGAGATCGGCTTGCGACTGTTCGTCGATGGCATGATGCACGCGCTCGAACCCTCGGCCGAGGAGCGCGCCGCGATCGAATCGCGCGTCTCGCAGGTCGGACCGGTCGAGGAAGCGCTCGCCGCGACCACTGCAGCGCTGTCAGGCCTGTCGGCCTGTGCCGGGCTGGTGATGGTGCCCAAGCGCGAGCTGGTGTTGCGGCAGATGAGTTTCGTGCCCCTGTCGGCGGACAAGGCGCTGGCGGTGCTGGTCAGTGAGGATGGCGCGGTCGAGAATCGCGTGGTCGGCCTGCCGATGGGGGTAACGTCTTCCGCCTTGGTCGAGGCGGGCAATTACATGACGGCGATGTTGTCGGGGATGACGCTGACTCAGGCACGGGCACGGATCGAGCGCGAGATTGGCGAGGAGCGTGCTTTGCTCGACAGCGTCGCCCGCACGCTGATCGACCAGGGGCTCGCCGTGTGGAGCGAGGATGGCGACCGGCGTCCGGTGCTGATCGTGCGCGGGCAAGGGCGGTTGATCGATGCCGCCGCTGCCGCCGACCTCGAACGCATCGGCATCTTGCTCGACGACCTTGAAGGCAAGCAGGAGATCGCCCATCTGCTCGACAGCGCAAGCGCGGGGGATGCGACGCGGATCTTCATCGGGGCGGAGAACAAACTCTTCTCATTGTCTGGATCCTCGGTCATCGCCAAACCGTTTCGTGGGCTCGACGGGCGCGTCGTCGGCGTGGTCGGGGTCATTGGCCCGACAAGGTTGAACTATGCGCGGGTTGTGCCAATGGTTGATTTTACCGCCGCCACACTGGCGCGGTTGATGAGTTGA
- a CDS encoding DUF6438 domain-containing protein, translating to MRSTVLRALLLSAFLLAGCKAAPKPTEPQAVEPQTIEYETAPCYGLCPVYRVTVASDGAGIFTGMQHTAVTGDRKFVVTRDQFVAFAKALAPYRPKGTRNITPGQPDCVDGATDMPSVDVQWKSGAATDKLTLYYGCNLETGKPMAEALRMAPEALPIANFIGKR from the coding sequence ATGCGATCGACCGTCCTGCGAGCCCTGTTGCTCTCCGCGTTCCTGCTGGCCGGATGCAAGGCGGCGCCCAAGCCGACCGAACCGCAAGCCGTTGAGCCGCAGACCATCGAGTACGAAACCGCGCCTTGTTACGGCCTGTGCCCGGTCTATCGCGTGACGGTCGCGTCGGACGGGGCCGGAATCTTCACGGGCATGCAGCACACGGCGGTCACCGGCGACCGCAAATTCGTGGTCACGCGAGACCAGTTCGTCGCCTTCGCCAAGGCACTCGCGCCCTACCGGCCTAAGGGCACGCGCAACATCACCCCGGGCCAGCCCGATTGCGTCGATGGGGCGACCGACATGCCCAGCGTGGACGTGCAATGGAAATCGGGCGCAGCGACCGACAAGCTGACGCTTTATTACGGTTGCAACCTGGAAACCGGAAAGCCGATGGCGGAAGCGTTGCGCATGGCGCCCGAGGCGCTGCCGATCGCCAACTTCATCGGCAAGCGTTGA
- the rph gene encoding ribonuclease PH: MRPSGRTPDQMRTITIEPRFTRHAEGSVLIGFGDTKVLVTASVEERLPPWMRGKGEGWVTAEYGMLPRATHTRGSREAAKGKQSGRTQEIQRLIGRSLRAVTDLKLLGERQITLDCDVIQADGGTRTASISGAWVALRLAIDGLMAEGKLTADPLTQKVAAVSCGIYQGTPVLDLDYDEDSNADADANFVLLENGNIAEAQATAEGATYDEEALLRLLRLARIGCADIFAAQAKAVAK, encoded by the coding sequence ATGCGCCCATCCGGCCGCACCCCCGATCAGATGCGCACGATCACGATCGAACCGCGCTTTACCCGCCATGCCGAGGGATCGGTGCTGATCGGTTTCGGCGATACCAAGGTGCTGGTGACGGCCTCGGTCGAGGAGCGCCTGCCGCCATGGATGCGCGGCAAGGGCGAGGGCTGGGTCACCGCCGAATATGGCATGCTGCCTCGCGCGACGCACACTCGCGGCAGTCGTGAAGCAGCCAAGGGCAAGCAATCGGGCCGCACGCAGGAAATCCAGCGCCTGATCGGGCGCAGCTTGCGCGCAGTGACCGACCTGAAGCTGCTCGGCGAGCGTCAGATCACGCTCGATTGCGACGTGATCCAGGCCGATGGCGGCACGCGGACCGCGTCGATCTCCGGCGCATGGGTCGCGTTGCGTCTCGCGATCGACGGGCTGATGGCCGAAGGCAAGCTGACCGCCGATCCACTGACTCAGAAGGTCGCGGCGGTGTCGTGTGGCATCTATCAGGGTACGCCAGTGCTCGATCTCGACTATGACGAGGATTCGAACGCCGACGCCGACGCCAATTTCGTGCTGCTCGAAAACGGCAATATCGCCGAGGCACAAGCGACCGCCGAAGGCGCGACCTATGATGAGGAAGCCTTGTTGCGTCTGCTGCGTTTGGCACGCATCGGCTGCGCGGACATCTTCGCAGCACAAGCGAAGGCTGTGGCAAAATGA
- the rdgB gene encoding RdgB/HAM1 family non-canonical purine NTP pyrophosphatase, translating to MSGEGDEPQAIRKLAPGKLVIASHNAGKVREIRDLLGPYGIEPISAADLDLPEPEETGTTFVANAELKALQAADLSGLPALADDSGLCVDALNGDPGIFSARWAGETRDFGLAMSLVNDRLDALEPETGRDAHFVCALALAWPDGHVEWFEGRVDGTLVWPPRGENGFGYDAMFLPDGGGETFGEMDPQAKHAISHRADAFRQMVAAVL from the coding sequence ATGAGCGGTGAAGGTGACGAACCCCAGGCGATCCGCAAGCTTGCTCCCGGCAAGCTGGTGATCGCCAGCCACAATGCCGGCAAGGTACGCGAAATCCGCGATCTGCTCGGGCCGTACGGCATCGAACCGATCTCGGCGGCCGATCTCGACTTGCCCGAGCCGGAGGAAACCGGCACCACCTTCGTCGCCAATGCCGAACTGAAGGCATTGCAAGCGGCCGATCTTTCCGGCCTGCCCGCGCTCGCCGACGATAGCGGCCTCTGTGTCGACGCGCTGAACGGTGATCCCGGCATTTTTTCCGCGCGCTGGGCCGGTGAAACCCGCGACTTCGGCCTCGCAATGAGTCTGGTCAACGACCGGCTCGACGCGCTGGAGCCGGAGACAGGGCGTGACGCGCATTTCGTCTGTGCGCTCGCCCTCGCCTGGCCCGACGGCCATGTCGAATGGTTCGAAGGCCGGGTTGACGGGACGCTCGTCTGGCCGCCGCGCGGCGAGAACGGTTTCGGCTATGACGCGATGTTCCTGCCGGATGGCGGCGGCGAAACCTTTGGTGAGATGGATCCGCAAGCCAAACATGCAATCAGCCACCGCGCCGACGCTTTCCGGCAAATGGTTGCGGCAGTCCTTTAG
- a CDS encoding TadE/TadG family type IV pilus assembly protein has product MADMTRGTSRFNYRGRAALARQAACTRGTAVIEMALALPLLMTFLLGIVAYGNWFLTAHNVQQAANDAARATIAGLNPTERATIAASSVEANMRRSGGLDPLRASVQVEDDGATLVVHVTYDARNNPLLAIKLLPMPSPTIERSAAIRLDSL; this is encoded by the coding sequence ATGGCCGACATGACGAGGGGAACCAGCCGCTTCAACTACCGAGGACGCGCCGCACTAGCGCGGCAGGCGGCATGCACTCGTGGCACCGCGGTCATCGAGATGGCCCTGGCGCTACCGTTGTTAATGACCTTCCTGCTGGGCATCGTCGCGTACGGCAATTGGTTCCTGACCGCGCATAATGTGCAGCAAGCCGCCAATGACGCGGCACGCGCCACCATTGCCGGACTCAACCCAACGGAACGCGCGACGATCGCCGCCAGCAGCGTGGAGGCGAACATGCGGCGATCCGGCGGCCTCGATCCGCTGCGGGCAAGCGTACAGGTGGAGGATGACGGCGCCACGCTGGTTGTCCATGTGACCTATGACGCGCGCAACAACCCGCTGCTTGCAATAAAACTCCTGCCCATGCCGAGCCCGACGATCGAGCGGAGCGCCGCGATTCGTCTGGACAGCCTGTGA